Proteins encoded by one window of Nicotiana tabacum cultivar K326 chromosome 10, ASM71507v2, whole genome shotgun sequence:
- the LOC107799579 gene encoding uncharacterized protein LOC107799579 — MVKAYIVEMFDYHMAEVEKSDKRVKDYLMNVGYERWSRAHSAINRTLTMTSNIVESINAVPKAARELPVLPLLDYIRQFIGQWNVTNLKNAVTPSTSYLYSVLDKGKQRMVFLKDRTCSCRRFQLDELSCAHAWAVLKYKYIEYCSVYYTRKYLLKTYEIPIYPVPNESTWKIPAEVLNEKVLPPDVTKTIGRARKERYKPISEKKRKRSISCGQCGEEVHNRKTCRNNPKRG, encoded by the exons ATGGTCAAAGCATACATAGTTGAGATGTTTGATTACCATATGGCAGAGGTAGAGAAAAGTGATAAGAGGGTTAAAGATTACTTAATGAATGTTGGGTATGAAAGATGGTCCAGAGCACATTCCGCTATCAATAGAACATTGACGATGACTTCAAACATTGTGGAGTCGATCAATGCAGTGCCCAAGGCTGCTAGGGAACTCCCAGTACTGCCTTTGCTAGACTACATAAGGCAATTTATCGGACAATGGAATGTTACAAACCTAAAGAATGCA GTGACCCCTTCGACGAGTTACTTATATTCAGTACTTGACAAGGGTAAGCAGAGAATGGTGTTCCTAAAAGATCGAACTTGCAGCTGTAGAAGGTTTCAGTTGGATGAGCTGTCATGTGCACATGCTTGGGCAGTATTAAAATACAAATACATTGAGTATTGCTCGGTATACTATACCAGGAAGTACCTATTGAAGACCTATGAAATTCCAATTTATCCGGTACCTAATGAAAGCACATGGAAAATTCCTGCAGAAGTTCTAAATGAAAAAGTCTTGCCACCAGACGTGACTAAAACAATAGGAAGGGCAAGGAAGGAGAGGTACAAGCCAATATCTGAAAAGAAACGAAAAAGGTCGATTTCATGTGGACAGTGTGGAGAAGAAGTTCACAACAGGAAAACTTGTAGAAATAATCCAAAGAGAGGATGA